Part of the Vulpes vulpes isolate BD-2025 chromosome 6, VulVul3, whole genome shotgun sequence genome, ATTTATACCtgagaaaaacagacacacacagaggcagagacatatgcagagggagcagcaggctccatgcatggagcccaatttgggactcgatccctggactctgagatTAAGCCATGAGccaaggcacatgctcaactactgaggcaCCAAGGTGTCTCAGAATTTTTTCCTCTtagtgattttatgtatttattcatggaaaaCTGAACAAGGCAGTGACaaagagtgagaaacaggctcctcccaGGCGTCCAATATGAGACACAATCCTCAGATTGGGaacatgacctgggctgaaggcatgtgctcaactgctgagccacccaggcatattAGTGCTTTTATATTCTTAGAGTAAATGACCAGTAGTGcatttgctggatcatagggttgGTCTACTATTACTTATTTGATGTCACACCATAtggttttccagagcagctgcaccctTGCCCACCCACATCTCCTAACCTGAGAATTCAGTAGGGCCTCAGTTCTAGTGCACGTGGTATCAGggctcatttcacaagcagagcagagcacaacccgttaaaactcaccacatgaTGGCCAGAGAACACACactgcccactgcaggcaagAAGGGCCTGTGTAGACGCCTGGCCTGAAGGGAATAGCAGCCAAAACAGGACACCGCAGCGCATTCACCACACACCACAGACACTCTCTGAACGCAGACCCAGCACCTTATGGGACCTCTTTATTATAAAGCTGTCATTCTGGAGCAGGATATAGAACTGGCTTTTGTACATACAGAGGAATATAGAGACTTAGGGAAAATGCCAAGGTTACGGAATTCAATTCCAGTTTCCTGCTCTGATCCACCTCCAATTTTGGGTTTCTCATGTCAGTCCTTTTAACCCTGCCAAATGAGACAGGACTTCTGTTCTGCCCCCTGTTCCAGCATTTTCCATCCCTGAAGGAATCATGTGCATTTGAGAGACTGCCAGATGCCCACATCATCTATAGAGTATCTACCTCAATAGAATGAAGACACAGAATTGTGATAATAATATCCCCGCAATTCTTGTCCTTGTGAAGGATGCCCGACCTCTTGCCCAAAGCCCGTGTCACATGTTGAGAGGTGCTTTcctctctatgtcactcattcggGACAATATGTGCATGGATCACACATGTCACCATTACTTActgcaaaataatataataattgtaCAACATACACTCAAGCAGCAACAGAATCCACAGGACTGAGATAAGAGTTGGGAGGGAAATTAATTTAgatgattttgaaataaaattccagAATCCCCTTTTGATCTTCAGCATATAAACTGGAGGGAATTATCCACATGGTCCTTGCTATAATAGCATTGGGAGGGAGGATTTAAGATCTCGGAATAGGGTCCTTGAGCTTGTCTCATAAATGGAACATGATAGGTAGTTATGCAATAGTCTGATTTCTGATGAAATCACTCAGAGGTCTGGGAGAACAAAAACTGCAAGTTGACATGTAGAAAAATCGACCACTTTTTGGATGTAGGAGGTGTGGATGTTGTGATGGGGACATATAGCTGTAGCGATGATGACAGGAGGGAGGCTGATCCAGAATATTCTGCATAGTACCATGAGCAGCAGAGAGGAAAATCTGAATCTTTTAATGTCCGCTTCCATGGGGATATGCTGCCTTGAAGGTGCACAGGTGGTAAAGAGGATGGAATCCCAGGATTCTAATGGGTCTAACAAACCCCAGGGTTCTAGGGAGAATGTGTAGCACAAACGTGATGCACAGCAACTAAGGACAGCATGTCATAAAATATAAGCACAGCATGGACGGTGACTGAGGACAGTGAGTCCAGGTGTGGATTTCCTGCTGTATTTTGTCATTACCTGAGTGTTTTCGTGGGACTAGATTGTAAAGGACAAATAAGAGGTAAGACCCTGTTTAAGTGTTTCTGGGTGAGGTCACCACATTCCCAGACTCTGTGGATTAAAGAAGAGACACTCATTCTCACGGCTCTGGAGTATGGGATGTCTGAGGTCCAGGTACAGCCAGATGGGGTATCTGGAGAGTGCCCATGTCCTAGCCCATCCTTTCCCTGGCACCTCATATGGGGCCCAGAGGCAGGGAGCTTTCCTAGTCCTGGTGTATAAGGTCCCTGATCCCATCATGAAGCTGCACCTCCAGACCTAAGTGCTCCCCTAAGGCCCCCGCTCATCCTCCCAACACATGGACATTAGGTTCCAAAACAGGGATGTAGAGGTCACACAGATTGAGCTGATATCAGCACCTGAAGGATCCATGAGTTATCCGCTGCAGGTGGAAAGTCCTCCTCCACCTTTGTTCTCTCAGTTTTCATAATAGTTTAGTATAATTTGTCATCATACCATATCTTTGAGTGTCACCAGCTGACACCTGTGATCACCAGTCCTgcctcttctcttcctgccccacccATGGAAAATCCATCAGGAACCATTGAATTCCCTCCTTTGATGCAGGTGGGACACTGACTCCACACAAGCCCCTCCTGGAGCAGGACCTCATCCCTACAACTGTCCCACAACACACACCATGATCCAGTGTCCTTCCAAATTCCAAGCACTTATGACGTGCTGAGAGGACTGCCCTGCTCTTAATAGACACCATGATGAAGGTGATAAAGGTTTGTACTCTCGTGTCTGTGTGTGGAGGCGGGAGGAGGCTCTTCAGACTACACATCCTCACCACGTACTTCTTGGGTCCCTTGCTTTCCCAGATTCACACTGATATTGATTCTGTAAGAGTGGTTCAAGACTGAAGTCACACCTGCACTCAGTCATCTCTCCACTTGATTTTTGAGCCCTTTGTAGTGTCATGACCAGCATGAACATTATGTTGTTTCTAAAATCCTTGTATATTAGAAACAAGGAATACCCACGCTTTGCaataacgtggatggaactggagggtattatgctgagtgaagtaagccaatggGAAAATGACAAACAAATGTTCGCATTTattcagggaatataaataatcgagaaaggggaaaaaaggagaaaggaaggaaaatgagcgGGAAATGTCAGGGAAggatacagaacatgagagaatcccgactctgggaaatgaacaaggggtagtggaaggggaggtcggcggagggttgggtgactgggtgagggacAGTAAGGGGGGCAATTGGttggataagcactgggtgttatggtatatgttggcaaattgaaatccaataaaaaatataaaaaataaaataaaataaaatcattgcacAGTGAGCTGGGTGGTTGTTTCATGTTCCATGTATAGAGCTGGGACTCTTATAAAAGAGAAGCTGTGGTAAATGGAGATATGGGTAATAAACTGGTATTTACAAACAGTATTAAGAAATTTTAAGCAGATATGTCCTTGAGCATATAAGAAGAGTTGTTGACTAAAACCAACCAAATTTCCTAATCAGAAACTGAATAATGATTAAGCAAAGAGGGAGACACTCTCATTTTTGGAATTGgaatatttctctttctatgaCAACAAAATGTGTAAGTTAGAGACTGAATATGTAAGCACAGAATCCTGTGCCCAGAGAGACTCCCTGGGGGAAACTGCTCCTTGGAGAGGAAGCCCCAGAccctgacaggaaacctgcccagaacctccatctgcacctgctcctgggccttcaagacagaagtggtgaggagtgtgcaccccctggtggtcccGATCCCCTTCTATaaggaggtttgtgtctgggctcataCTGAGGTCGACTCACTGTGTCCTtcgcacagtaatacacggccgtgtcctcagctctcaggctgttcatctgcagatacagcgtgttcttggcgttgtctctggagatggtgaatcggcccttcacagcgtctgTGTAGTATGTGCTGCTTCCACTACTGCTAATACCtgcgacccactgcagccccttcccaggAGCCTGGCGGACCCAGCTCATGCTgtagctactgaaggtgaatccagaggccacacaggagagtctcagggaccccccaggcttcaccaggtctccaccagactccaccagctgcacctcaccctggacacctgcagacagaagacatcctggtcaggaaactgtcccacatcctgtttctctcactcacctccactcacagaCTCAGGGTATCTggttctccatgaattaccttttaaaatagcgacaaggaaaacccagcagagcacagactccatggtggTTTGTCTGTGTTGTTTCCTGAGCACTCAACGGGGTCACCTGGAgaccctgggcctggagctcctCTCAGAGCTGCAGGGTCGGGGATGGGCTTGTTTAATCAGTGGAGGGAGGGCCCTATTTGCATGTCCCCTGACTATATAGTCACCTGCCAAGTTAGATTCATTTCTTAATAAGTTATATACAAAGATTGCTTCACAGCCCCAGATCAGTTTCTTTTGGGTTCACAGGGGATTTATGATATTCTAATGCATCAACGtatttatctttgcatttatgttcctttttaaaagtctttcattagaaaaggtcatttttaaacagtattttctctgcttaatgacgtttaattataaatatttaattttggtaCCAGTGTAAAGGagattgttttgtaaattttatacagaaaatttGTTGGTAGTGTGTAGGATTTAACTTTATTGtctatattgattttatatcctgagtTTTCTTTGAGCTCATTAGTTACTTGTAAttggttttgaaataattttcctcaTTGACAATGTATATgcaaacaaattatttaacttccgGTTGactgattttaatatcttttattttattattgcctaATTTCAAGGGTAATCTGAGatttaggtgcataaatattttccCTGTTATTTGTcagattctttaatattttgtctgatatatagCAGATCTAGGAGAGCAAATGAATTTCCTTTTGCATGTGGATCAGCTCCCTAATATATGGTGTGGTGCGGGACCTCACTCAGGACAGGGAGTCTGTTCACAACTTCTGCCCAATTCTGATTGGAGATATATATGTTTGGTGTGTGTTGAGATTGATAAGTTCATTTTAGATTTGAATTCGAGCCTttaatctgataagacatttccaaatatcttctcgcattctctaggttgccttttagttacTTTGAGTGATTTCCTTCCTGTGAAAATGCTCTTTCCTTGATGAAGTTGCCatagttcattttcctttgttttcccttgcctctggagacacaTTTAATAGTGGTTGCAGCTGAGGTAGAaaaggtgctgcctgtgttctcctgaggattctgatggtttcctgaCTCACACTGAGGTCTTTCATCAACTTTGAGTCCATTTCTGTGAATGATGTAAAACAAgtgtccactttcattcttctgcatgtggctctccAATATTGCCAATGGTATTTAttgaagagtttttctttttttccattggatattctttcctgtttgtcAAGATTTTTTGACCATACTATTCTGGGTCCATTTATGGGTTCTTAAAGTTTTCTATTTATGTATAAGTCTGTATTTTTTCCAGCGCCATACTGTCCTGGTGATCACAACATCGTAATTTACCTTGCAACCAGAATCaggatgtctccagctttgctttcctttttgaggattgctttggttattgGAGGTCTTTATGAAAATGGTCCTTATCCTTTGATTTATTAATGATCCAAATCCCAGTGTTACATTTGCAGATGCTGATCCACCCGTACAGACCAGAAATTAGGCCCATTTCGTCATGGTGAATTATCCTATTAACGTACTGGTGGATCCTGTTGCTTAGGATCTTGGTGAAATTTTGCATCCATATCCAACaaggatattagtctgtaattccCCTTTTAGGTTggatctttgtctgcttttgaggTCAAGGCAATGCTACCCTCTGAAAATGAGCGTTgaagtttcctttaatttctattttttggaaaattttcaggaTAGGTATTAATTCTATTTCAATACTTTTTGCATTCCCAGGGGTAGCCATCTGTCCCAGGACTTTGGATTGTCAgaagattttaaatatgtttgattttcatTCCCTGGTTTAGAGTTTTTACAGATTTTCTATTCATTCCTGTTTCCAACTGGGTTGTTTCTACATTTACTTGAAGGCATCCATTTTTTCTCTGATTGCTGAATTTGTTGGCATGTTATTGCTcataatgttctctctctttaatagtttgtttttcatgtatttattcaatatttatttaagctcaatttcccaacatagagcaacaccaagtgctcatctcatcatgtgccctcgtTTGTGCCCGTCACCAGGTACCAAgtcccaccacccacctctcttCCCCAGCCCTTTCTCTGACTCCCAGGGgtagagtctctcatgttttgtcttcctGATTTATCCCCTCTCATTTTACCTCCTTCCCATATGTTCCCTTTCGTTGTATGAGACAAagtatgatgattgtccttctggGACTGACTTATATCATTGGCATAATACTCTGTAGTTCCAAACACGTTGATACAAATGGTAGCTATTGTTCCTTTCTAACGACTTAGAAATATCcctttgtatatataaaccatatCATGTTTACCAATTTGTCTctcaaaggacatcgtggcttcTCCCAGAATTTGACTATTGCACagaatgctgctataaacattggggtgcaggtatcctgccTTTTCACTGCAcctttatctttggggtaaatccccagcagtgcaattgctgggtcatagggcagatctatttttaaccgtttaggaacctccacactgttttccagagtggctgtaccagttcatattcccaccaacagtggaagagtgTTCCCCTTCCTCTAAAACCTCTCGAAcatgtgttgttttatttcttattaattttcgccattctctgTTGTGTAAAGTAGCAGCTGATTGTGTTTGGATGTCCTTTTCTCTGATAGAAAGTGATGTGGAGAATTTTTTCATGGACTAGTTGGCCATAtgtaggtcttatttttttttgtgtgtgtcttcattttttttttaattaatttttattggtgttcaatttaccaacatacagaaaaacacccagtgctcatcccatatgtaggtcttatttggagaaattcctctcatgttttctccccatttctttttttttttaatttttttttatttatttatgatagtcacagagagagagagagagagaggcagagacacaggcggagggagaagcaggctccatgcaccgggagcctgatgtgggattcgatcccgggtctccaggatcgcgccctgggccaaaggcaggcgccaaaccgctgcgccacccagggataccttctccccatttcttaactggattccTTGTTTCGTGTGTTGggtttgataagttatttacaCATGTTGGATACAAGCGCTTTGCCTTATATGTTATTTGATAACATCATCTTCCcttctgttgactgtttctttttctgtgcagaagttatttatcttgaagaagttccaataatcatttttgcttttgtttcccttgccctcatggatgtatcttgcaagaagttgctgtggccaagttcaaaacgggtatttcctgtgttctcctctacgattttgatggaaccttgtctcacattttgattttatctttgtgtacagtGTTGCGTTTGTAGATATTTAAGGCCAGGATTTGGGTTTGGGTCAGTGAATGAGTGAGCGGATGACAAGGGTTGTTTGCAGAGCCTTCTGAGCCCTGTTAACCATGATTTGGAGGCAGGTTTTCCTCTCTTGAAATGGAAAAAGTGTGAATGCCACCAAATATTTATGTAACTGGCTGAGGGAGCCTAAAGGGTTCTTTACACGGGTTCTTTTCATGAATAATCCTATCAATATATTGTTGGATCTTGCTGGTTATGATCTTGGTGAGAAATTTGCATCCAGGTTTATCAGTGGTAttgttctgtaattctccttcttCTTGGGATGTTTGGTTTGGGGTCAACTGACATCACAGAATGAGTCTGgcagttttcctttaatttctatgATTTGGAttagttttagaagaatagatattgATTGTTCTTGTGGAATTTCCCTGGGGTATCATCTGCATCATCTTGCCTTTGGGAGATTATTAATCATgattgattttcatttccatgtatttgttctGTGCAGCTTGTCCATTCATTGTTGTTTCTGTTTCGATACTCTTTATGTTCCTAAGATTTCATCCATTTCTCCAGATCATCCAATATGTTGGCTTATAACTGCTCATTATCTATTCTTATACTTGCTTGTAATTCTTGGGTGTTTGTTGTGATTCCTCCTCATttactcatgattttattagtttgggtactttcacttttaaattgTCAAAACTGTACAGTGTTTTCTTACACTTACTAACTCCCATGCAGGTACACTGGCCCCTGCCCATCTCCcgttccactacctcttgttcatttctcagactTAGGAATCTCTCACGTTCTGTTACCCTCTGAGTTTTCCTAcgcactttctctcctttcccctttattctttttcttatatttcttatatttttcttatatttcttatattttttatatttctttcatttttcttatatttcttatatatttcttatatttttaaaaatattttatttatttattcttgagacatagaaggagagacagagcgagagacacaggcagagggagaagcaggctccatgcacggggagcccgacgtgggattcgatcccgggtctccaggatcgcgccctgggccaaaggcaggcaccaaaccgctgcgccacccagggatcccctatatttcttatattatatactatttcttatattccctgaatgaatgaaaccatataatgtttatccttctccgaatgacttacttCTCTCAAAATAATATCTTCCAGTTCTacccacattgaagcaaatggtgggggtttgtcttttctaatgactgaatagtattccattgtatacatagaacacatcttctttatccatcatctgttgatggacaccgaggctccttccacagttcagCTTTGGTggtcattgctgctataaacattgggatgagAGTGTCCCcacatttcactgcatctgtatttttatagtaaatccccagcagtgcaatcgcTGGTTTTCACGAAGTGCctggggaagttgagggatttttagtatatagaactagacattaaattatttaaaaaattgaagtagaaACAGGAATTCATGTTTGGTGTCAGGTGATGAAGGTCAGTTGAATCGCACCTGGTAAAATAATTGACCTCTGACCTATTCCATATAGAGGAATAAGAGCCTCAGATGAATGTCAGTGGACACTTGTCCATGCTTCATGAGCATCCAGCAGCAACCCATATTTATAGGCCTTTTCCATTAGTGCAGGAAGTCACCAAACAATAATGGGATGATGGGTGTCTGGACAGGGTGAAAGTGAGGTGCGGGCTTCGGTGAGTTAGGAAAAGGAGCTGTGGTTTGAATTACAAGCCACATGTTACCACAGTGGAGTCATGATGGTTTTGGTTAATTAATATATGATCCCAGTTAGGGATAAAATGGATCAATCAAACATTTATAATCTCATTACCTCATATCACAATGGTTATATTTGAGGTATAATTTCTCTCCTTCTAGCAAAAGTAGATGAAAATATCTAAAGCAtagggacatttttaaaaaaaaatatatatatatatatatattatgatagaTTTTCTGTCAGTTCTTAAACATTCccattttcattgctgtatttcaggaaaaaaaaaacaccatgtcACTTTTCAGATCTTAAGTTTTCTGAAGTGTAAAGGTCAATAGATTGAGGCATATGCAGCACATTGCATCACCCTCAACCACCTCCAATGGATCCTCATTTCTTCCACGACAACTGACATGGGGATCAGCCTTTCCATGCTCAGAGTCTCAGGAATGGACATTAGTCCTGCTCCTCACAGGACATCATCTGCACCTTTCCAGGAGCTTCCTGGTTTTACTGATTTAATTGAATAGACTTGATTTATGGATAATATGTTAATGTTTATCAGTTCTTATGTTCTTCCTTCCCTCATATAGAAAGCAATTAAACAGAAGACCAAtcgtttaaattttttaaaaagagcagttAAAGACAGTATATGAAAGTAGACACTATACTCTCAAATCAAATACtgtataaaaccttaaaatagaaAGATTAATTATGCTTCATAGTATAACTCATTATGTACTATTCAGATCAAGAAATTGCCCCTTGATAGTGTATTGTCTCTTCGGTTTCACAGAACTACTAATTAATAAATCCctgaataatataatatttggTCATTAGAAACATCTTCTTGAGTTACACTATGAATTTAAGGGATTTAACACTGTTTAGGTTGTAattaattttacagattttatttaaattactgttttaaacATGTAGTGTAAGATCAGTGTATGTTGTACAATGGAATGAGTCCACTCTTCCATCAAATGTCTGATGACCATCACAACAGGTCCTGATTCCCTTCAACAGGGAGATTTCTGTCTGGACTCACACTGAAGTCCCCTCAATGTGTCACTCACACAATAATACacagctctcaggctgttcatatGCGGATAAAGCGTGTTCTTGGCATTGTCTCCGGAGATGGTGAATCGCCCCTTCACAGTGTCTGCATAGCTTTTGCTGCTTCAACCAGTATTAACCCATGCGACgccctgcagccccttccctggagcctggctgaACCAGCTCATCCAGTAGCTCCTGAACGTGAATCCAGAGGTCACATAGGAGAGTCTAATCGATCCCAAAGTCTTCACCAGGTCTCCCACAGACTCCACCAGCTTCACCTCACCCTGggcacctgcagacacaagacatcctggtcaggGAACTGTCCCACATCatgtttctctcactcacctccagTCACAAAGTCAAAGTCTCCGTTCTCCAGGAATTACCTTCTAAAATAGTGACAAGGAAAACCCACCAGAGCACAGACTGCATGGTGAGTTTTCTGTGTTCTGTCTCAATCCCTGAAAGGGGTCACCTAAggttcctggggctggggcttctCTCCTAGCGAAGGGTACAGGCTGGGCTGGCTTAATAGTAGAGTGGGGTGctatttgcatgtcctctgaCTACATATCAAATTTAGCAGTTAGTATCCTTATGATACAGTTGCTCAGAACACATTTGTGGATCATGGCAGGGTTTTGCGGACAGGATATGTGTCAGTAAATTGTGCTTTCTCCAACCTCACTTGCTGCCTGATTACTTATCATCAATTATCTTCCATTTTTCCACATACACACTCAAGATAGGTTATGAACATAAAAATTTTCCACCACTTACAGGTGTATAACTATTCACTGCAGAAGAGAGCTTGTGTGAGTGTCTGAGACCACACAGCAGTTTGAAGTGAGTCCCAGTGTCTTGGCTGTGCTCCCCACCATGGGAACTGGATCCTCCCTGAGCCACTTCCAGGAAGAATCTGGACATGAGATTTGTAGGTTTCTGGAATTTCCAGAAGTACCAATTGAGTGATGTGTGGATACCAGTTCTCTCAGTCACACAAAAATGCAGACAAGTAGAAACCTTGACGGAGACTCACAGAGCTGACGGAGATGTTGTGGATTCATCTGCCACAGGGGCATTTACACCTCCTTTCTTTGTACATATGAATGGGAATTCTAAATAAAGATAGAAGAGTggaatgattattaaaataattaaatccatAAAATGTGACCAAAAAAGGATGTTTTTAGAGCCGCGTCCTCATTTATGGCATGGAGATCATTGTACTTGTACACTCACATATATTGCCATGAAAATATCAGTTATATTGATCCTGGAGCTTGTCCTTGGCAACTTGGTTACAGGCACTATGATTGTGTATTCAGAAATTGAGGACTCTTCCGTATTTTCCCAGACTAAACAAACTGTTTACCATGTCCCTACATGATGATGTTTGAAGAGAAAGACGCTTTATGATCTTCTATATTCATCTGACAATGTACACTTGCACCGTtttcatattttgcattttgaaaataatgaatctaTAAACATACATGTTTGAGGTTCCTTGTAAAccagattttctgtattttttgtgtgaatatttAGGTCTTTGTTTGCAGGTTCATGCTAAGGCTccgtttttaattttctgagtaaCCTCAATACTGTTTCCTGGAGTTGCTGTACCCCTGTCCACCCACATATTGTGACCAGAGAATTCTGAAAGGCTTCAGTTCTAGGGGAAGTGGTAGCCGGTGTCATTTATCAAGCAGAACAGACCACACCCAGTTAAAACTCATCAAAATCCTGGACAAGGACCACACACTGCCAACTGCAGACAGGGAGAGCCTCTGTAGGTATTACCTGATGGAAAAAGATGCCAAAACAGAGGAGCCCGGTGCATGCAGCACTCAAAAGAGACACTCTCTGAGGTGTCAGACCATACACTGTATATAACCTCTTCCTCAAAAAACTGTTCCTTTTGGAGGAGTAatcataactggcttttctaacacagagaagaatttAGACGGTTAGAGAAACTGCCATGGTGGAGGAATTCAATTTCATATTGCAATTCTGATCACCATCAGTATTTGGTTTCCTCAGACCAATCCTCATAACCCTGCAGTTTGAGCAAAGGGCTCCTCTTATATGTCCATTTGCAGGACATTTCTTCACTGAATGGATTGTGTGTATCAGGAAGACTGCCAGCAGTCCACACCCTCCAACTGGCAGCAACATCCACTGAATGGTGATAGAGGGTGGTGATAATAGTCCTGCTATTCAGATCTATTGGAGCCCATCTGTTGTCCCCCATTAAGCTCCTGTGTCACTGGAGACAAGAATGAGATAGTGTGCATAGTCCTCAGGTGGCAACTGTGACTTCCTGCAAATCATATAATGATCGTATCATACTCAATGGACTTTCTACATTAAAAGAGTTCTTGAGTGCATATACCTGCTGGATCAGGCGAAAGAGGGATATAAGATTATGATATTGTGTGATAAATGGCAGAGTGAGATTTAGAGTTTCTAGGTAACACAGAAGGTAGTTATCCcaaaatctctgtttttttttttaactttaaaaacaggcatttattttttgcatCAAATAGAGATGTTCCAATTATCCAAAGGATGGAATAAGGCAGGCTAGCCTACAGTCTAAGGCTAAAATGACTAACCCTAAAATGATTTAATTCATGTCCAGTAAAAGAAACGTTATCACCACAAAAGGCTAAATGAAAATAACACGATCttagagaagttaaaaatatttttctttttacatttttaaataaaaagtatctaAAGAGATGAGAATCTTTCAAGATGACTGGCATAAATGGCCAACGATTAGTGTAAAATGCAGTATAACGCAAGGAGAAATAATCTGTTGTCTGCATGATATGTGCAGGGCTGATGGtgtattttaacctttttttctttatttaaattcaacttaccAGCGTACAGTATGCCATAGTATACCACACTGTATTTGTCACATCAtatgtggtaactgggtgatgggcattaaggaggacatctGATGTGGTGAGAACTtagtgttatgctgtatgttggctaaATGATTTTACATATCACATCATCT contains:
- the LOC140599457 gene encoding uncharacterized protein: MESVLCWVFLVAILKGVQGEVQLVESGGDLVKPGGSLRLSCVASGFTFSSYSMSWVRQAPGKGLQWVAGISSSGSSTYYTDAVKGRFTISRDNAKNTLYLQMNSLRAEDTAVYYCAKDTNQYQCESGKARDPRSVQGEVQLVESGRDLVKPWGSLRLSCVASGFSFSSYSMSCVCQAPGKGLQWVTEISSSGSSTYYADAVKGRFTISRDNAKNTLYLQMNSLRAEDMAVYYCADTVT